In the genome of Dermacentor silvarum isolate Dsil-2018 chromosome 1, BIME_Dsil_1.4, whole genome shotgun sequence, one region contains:
- the LOC119455015 gene encoding DNA topoisomerase 2-binding protein 1-like — protein MDSTPDGKLLFVLPEGTAAVDASPAMQAAFKAAGIDSMEPSWITTRSCLTKKHRDPTEVYVCDPFEGPAFEHLRQIQARVVGPLCVSMAIQVQEPLPRRPEPVFSLSFRGLVITCSVLASEERARIKDQVELMGGSIVAPLTSSVTHVVAGDVGSKKYHVAANRKIPVMQPSWVRLFWEQEQHKLAHAASPAYSHLQLPAFKGLVITVSQVPTAERKQLQALVESNGGSYSGQLHCKKTTHVALLEASGDKYNYARLWKLHCVHVRWLYESAQAGYALDESLYALEPADVCKKSTPNRSCADDALPSWDCSVIKTEEATHINDSVRSNESTLTLREVKLKDPVDNIDVDKLSSCCGQFLDGCCVLLWGFAQEKLEKMRKVINACGGVRLDEYKEEVTHVVAAEGLHFISEVMKMIKKHGGSPYVVSARWFTESCASGKLQKINTYLLAELHSNVGGGELPANCMPNTIETHRKSVTLECENPFPSDLSDIVEQYRVSNNGSMNIRDGASTSHHKKNEATIPACNIEKTSAALDSLETSMKNSTMNEKLMERYESADALFTGMLFRIHDFKKEDELILEEYITHNVLKLVIVTN, from the exons ATGGATAGTACACCCGATGGAAAGCTGCTATTTGTCTTGCCTGAAGGCACAGCAGCAGTGGATGCAAGCCCTGCAATGCAGGCAGCTTTCAAGGCTGCTGGCATAGATTCTATGGAACCGAGTTGGATCACAACTCGCTCATGTCTCACAAAGAAGCACCGAGACCCTACAGAAGTGTATGTTTGTGATCCATTTGAAGGCCCTGCATTTGAGCATCTGCGGCAAATTCAAGCTCGAGTTGTGGGCCCACTCTGCGTGTCTATGGCTATTCAGGTGCAGGAACCTCTGCCCCGTCGGCCAGAGCCTGTATTCAGCCTTTCCTTTCGAGGTCTGGTTATCACATGCTCTGTGCTGGCCAGTGAAGAGAGGGCACGCATCAAAGACCAAGTGGAGCTAATGGGTGGCTCCATTGTGGCTCCGCTGACATCTAGTGTTACGCATGTTGTGGCTG GAGACGTTGGATCCAAAAAATATCATGTAGCTGCCAATCGGAAAATTCCAGTGATGCAGCCAAGCTGGGTGCGGCTCTTCTGGGAGCAGGAGCAACACAAGTTAGCTCATGCTGCTAGCCCCGCATATTCCCACCTGCAGTTGCCAGCCTTCAAGGGCCTTGTTATAACGGTTTCGCAG GTGCCAACTGCTGAACGTAAGCAGCTACAAGCCCTCGTAGAGTCCAACGGAGGCTCTTACTCTGGCCAGCTACATTGCAAGAAGACAACCCACGTGGCTCTCTTAGAAGCTTCTGGGGACAAGTACAATTATGCTCGCCTTTGGAAGCTGCATTGTGTCCACGTCCGCTGGCTATATGAAAGCGCACAAGCAGGCTATGCCCTTGATGAGTCACTTTATGCTTTGGAACCAGCTGACGTCTGCAAAAAATCAACACCTAATCGGTCTTGTGCAGATGATGCTTTGCCTTCGTGGGACTGTAGTGTCATCAAAACTGAGGAGGCCACTCACATAAATGATTCTGTGCGCTCAAATGAGAGCACTCTGACCCTGCGTGAGGTCAAGCTGAAAGATCCAGTTGATAATATTGATGTTGATAAATTGTCATCATGCTGTGGTCAGTTTCTGGACGGGTGCTGTGTACTTCTGTGGGGCTTTGCCCAAGAAAAACTTGAGAAAATGCGAAAAGTTATCAATGCATGTGGAGGAGTGAGGCTTGATGAATACAAGGAAGAAGTTACCCATGTAGTAGCTGCTGAAGGCCTTCACTTCATTTCAGAAGTTATGAAAATGATCAAGAAGCATGGTGGTTCACCTTATGTTGTGTCTGCACGATGGTTTACTGAAAGCTGTGCTTCAGGCAAACTGCAGAAGATCAACACATACCTGCTGGCAGAGCTACACTCTAATGTTGGAGGTGGCGAGCTGCCTGCAAATTGTATGCCCAACACCATTGAGACTCATAGGAAGTCTGTGACACTAGAATGTGAAAATCCATTTCCATCTGATCTTAGTGATATTGTAGAGCAGTACAGGGTCTCAAATAATGGTAGTATGAATATCAGAGATGGTGCATCCACTTCACATCACAAGAAAAATGAAGCCACAATTCCTGCATGCAATATAGAGAAGACAAGTGCAGCGTTGGATTCTCTCGAAACCAGCATGAAAAACAGCACCATGAATGAAAAACTAATGGAAAGGTACGAGTCTGCTGATGCACTCTTTACAGGTATGCTTTTCAGGATACACGATTTCAAGAAAGAAGATGAGCTAATTTTGGAAGAGTACATCACACATAATG TCCTAAAACTGGTCATTGTAACAAATTAA